A genomic window from Serratia liquefaciens includes:
- a CDS encoding alpha-2-macroglobulin family protein: MDLLKFILRLPFTLIKGAFRLLALSLALLGRLFRPLIGNLAWSAPAWWTALSGGVKRAFLRLESGVNKYPKAISLALLILLCIAGGAVYGWHWWLNRPQPIEPAPMVYQQTDVQAAGPEAINYAVQKPTPQKLSLTFSHSAAPLTDVGKTVTKGVTLKPQAEGQWVWNDASTLVFTPKKPLPMGTQYQVNLDPATLLAPQIKLANTRYTFNVPAFNYQLGQAEYYQDPQDPKKRSAIFNLKFNAPLDVTSFEKQVSLGLKEGNAKSEKKLNFSLVYDEKKLNAWIHSEPLQALDQGGVVHLTVGKGIKATVPANAIDEVKSNGVTVPTLYSLALSDASAQVVDAEGAKGQRALIVAFSDAVKDKELARATKAWLLPQHDPSDAEAAKDPNDFYQWDTDSVAKNVLAQSTPLTLTLNEAEESYQPQFSFKFDAPAHRFMLLEIDNQLVSNGGYKMPKKAFRVIEVPEFPKSLQFMSQGSLLSVNGDKQISVAARNVAGLRLDIKRVIPSQLQHIVSFKSREYSSAEFNRLDDEYFTEHFKYQTALNNDQPGVVNYQGIDLSRYLSTNPDSHRGVFLLTLSEWQPNQKPAEEEAGSDEPQEESDDQDRVGDSRFVVVTDLGIVAKSSQDKTRDVFVQSIHSGAPVGSAKVSVIAKNGVTLLSQITDANGHVRFPALDVYTNERQPVMFLVEKEGDVSFLPTGSYNDRGLDFSRFDIAGEQTPTDPRALSSYLFSDRGVYRPGDTFNIGLITRAADWGVGLVGVPVRAEIRDPRDKLMTTVPLTLGASGFNELSYTTDENSPTGEWNVYLYLVGKNHDTSTLLGHTSVNVKEFEPDQLKVTLELTPNRQQGWVKPSELQANIDVQNLFGTPAQDRRVTSRLTLRPMYPSFDRFPDYAFYENRQNSDGFETELEERTTDEQGAANIPLDLKGYADATYQLQLLSEAFVAGGGRSVAATARALVSPYDYLVGVKADGDLGYINRDAVRQLNVIAVDPSLKQIALADLKLVLIEQKYISVLTKQDSGVYKYQSKMKEVSLSEQPLALSEQGNDLRLATDKPGDFVLVIEDAQGKVLNRVAYSVAGNANLSRSLDRNAELKLKLNQAEYQPGEEIEVSINAPYTGSGLITIEKDRVYAWQWFHSDTTSSVQKIRLPAGMEGNGYINVQFVRDVNSSEIFMSPLSYGVMPFKISTRARQNGLQVTAPTVIKPGEDLTMSVKTDGPQQVALFAVDEGILQVARYRLKDPLEFFFSKRELSVTSSQILDLILPEFSKLMALTAAPGGDAGEGLDLNLNPFKRKRDKPVAYWSGITEVNGEKSFVYPVPDYFNGKIRVMAISVTPDKIGKAQTAATVRDNFIMTPNVPAMVAPGDEFDVSVGVSNNLEGLNGQPVAVSVHLTPPPQLEVVDNAVQGLSLAEKREGVVNFRLRAKSALGDAPLVFDASYGDKSSRRTISTSVRPAMPYRTQTVMGRMSGSSQNVEGLRQMFDAYAQRQAAVSHSPLVLTNGLAQYLADYPYYCSEQIVSRSIPLILQSRHPEMAGGLSQAEVSKQLRNLLGVLRSRQNDSGAIGAWRSSPDADPFVTPYVVQYLLEAKEAGYALPEGMLEEANGALRELAASGFDDLYLLRLRSWAIYLLTRQGEVTTNALAMVQDTLQKRYPDSWKTDLSALYLASSYQLLKMDDEAAALLQPSWQQLSKAYDNAWWTQNYFDPLVQDATRLYLITRHFPEKVASIPPQVLENMVKALKEERYTTYSSAMSILALESYSAQVAQSANAGALEIAQIGKGGNAAPQRIAELQGLFAKGQFTADAAAVRFTNSGDAPAWYSVTQAGYDLVAPQKALARGLEITRDYTDEQGKPVTQVTLGQKVNVHLKIRANAKEGLSNLAIVDLLPGGFEVVQQTPPEPAAEEGSEGEAQSSGWQSPLAASGSSWAPDYSDIREDRVIIYGSASTEVQTFVYQIKATNTGSFVIPPAYGEAMYDREIQAMSVGSGKLVVVPAENK; the protein is encoded by the coding sequence ATGGATTTATTAAAGTTTATCCTTCGTCTGCCTTTTACGTTAATCAAGGGTGCATTCCGCCTGTTGGCATTGAGCCTGGCGTTACTGGGGCGGTTATTCAGGCCGCTGATCGGTAATCTTGCCTGGAGTGCACCTGCCTGGTGGACTGCTCTGTCTGGCGGTGTGAAACGGGCGTTTTTGCGGCTGGAAAGCGGCGTAAACAAATACCCGAAAGCCATCAGTCTGGCGTTGCTGATTTTGTTGTGCATCGCCGGTGGCGCTGTCTACGGCTGGCACTGGTGGCTGAACCGACCGCAACCGATCGAACCGGCACCCATGGTGTATCAGCAAACCGACGTGCAGGCCGCTGGCCCTGAAGCGATAAACTACGCCGTTCAGAAGCCGACACCGCAGAAGCTAAGCCTGACGTTCAGTCACTCGGCGGCGCCTTTGACCGACGTAGGCAAGACGGTGACCAAGGGCGTGACGCTTAAGCCGCAGGCCGAAGGCCAGTGGGTCTGGAACGACGCCTCAACCCTGGTCTTTACGCCGAAAAAACCGCTGCCGATGGGCACGCAATACCAGGTTAACCTCGATCCTGCCACGTTACTGGCGCCGCAGATCAAACTCGCCAACACCCGTTACACCTTTAACGTGCCCGCATTTAATTACCAGCTTGGCCAGGCCGAGTATTACCAGGACCCGCAGGATCCGAAGAAGCGCAGCGCTATCTTCAATCTGAAGTTCAATGCGCCGTTGGACGTCACCAGCTTTGAAAAACAGGTCTCGCTCGGATTAAAGGAAGGCAACGCCAAGTCGGAGAAAAAGCTCAACTTCTCGCTGGTCTACGATGAGAAAAAACTCAACGCCTGGATCCACTCAGAGCCGCTGCAGGCGCTGGATCAGGGTGGCGTAGTGCACCTGACCGTCGGCAAGGGTATCAAAGCGACGGTGCCCGCCAACGCCATCGATGAAGTGAAAAGCAACGGGGTCACGGTGCCGACGCTGTACAGCCTGGCGCTGAGCGATGCCAGCGCCCAGGTGGTGGACGCCGAGGGTGCCAAGGGGCAGCGGGCTCTGATCGTCGCTTTCAGCGATGCCGTCAAGGATAAAGAGCTGGCACGCGCGACCAAGGCCTGGTTGCTGCCACAGCACGATCCCAGCGATGCTGAAGCCGCTAAAGACCCGAATGATTTTTACCAGTGGGATACCGACAGCGTCGCCAAGAATGTGCTGGCGCAGTCAACGCCGCTGACTCTGACGCTCAACGAGGCCGAAGAGAGCTACCAGCCGCAGTTCAGTTTCAAATTCGATGCCCCGGCGCATCGCTTCATGCTGCTTGAGATCGACAATCAGCTGGTCTCCAACGGCGGTTATAAAATGCCGAAAAAGGCCTTCCGGGTGATTGAGGTGCCGGAGTTCCCGAAATCCCTGCAGTTCATGTCGCAAGGGTCGCTACTGTCGGTGAACGGCGATAAGCAGATCAGCGTTGCCGCGCGCAACGTGGCGGGCCTGCGCCTGGATATCAAACGGGTGATCCCAAGCCAGCTGCAGCACATCGTTTCTTTCAAAAGCCGGGAATACTCTTCCGCCGAGTTTAACCGGCTGGATGACGAATATTTTACCGAGCATTTTAAATACCAGACCGCGCTCAATAATGACCAGCCGGGCGTGGTGAATTATCAGGGCATCGATCTTTCCCGCTACTTGTCCACCAATCCTGATTCTCACCGCGGCGTGTTTCTGTTGACGCTGTCCGAATGGCAGCCGAACCAGAAACCGGCGGAGGAAGAAGCAGGATCCGATGAACCTCAGGAAGAAAGCGACGATCAGGACAGGGTCGGTGATTCACGCTTTGTGGTTGTGACCGACCTGGGCATTGTCGCCAAAAGCTCTCAGGACAAAACGCGCGATGTGTTTGTGCAATCGATCCACAGCGGCGCGCCGGTCGGCAGCGCGAAAGTGTCGGTGATCGCGAAAAACGGCGTAACCTTGCTCAGTCAAATCACCGATGCCAACGGCCACGTGCGCTTCCCGGCGCTTGACGTTTACACCAATGAGCGCCAGCCGGTGATGTTCCTGGTGGAAAAAGAGGGAGATGTTTCCTTCTTGCCGACCGGCAGCTATAACGATCGCGGGTTGGATTTCTCGCGCTTCGACATTGCCGGTGAGCAGACCCCCACCGATCCGCGTGCGCTCAGCAGCTACCTGTTCTCCGATCGAGGCGTTTATCGGCCGGGAGACACCTTTAATATCGGCCTGATCACCCGCGCCGCCGATTGGGGCGTGGGGCTGGTCGGCGTGCCGGTACGTGCTGAAATCCGCGATCCGCGCGATAAGCTGATGACCACGGTGCCGCTGACGTTGGGCGCCAGCGGATTCAATGAGCTGAGTTACACCACCGATGAGAATTCACCCACCGGTGAGTGGAACGTCTATCTGTATCTGGTGGGGAAAAACCACGACACCTCAACGCTGCTCGGTCATACCTCCGTCAATGTGAAAGAGTTTGAGCCGGATCAGCTGAAGGTGACGCTGGAACTGACGCCAAACCGTCAACAGGGCTGGGTGAAACCTTCGGAATTGCAGGCCAATATTGATGTGCAGAATCTGTTTGGCACGCCGGCGCAAGATCGTCGCGTCACCTCACGATTGACCCTGCGACCCATGTACCCGAGCTTTGACCGCTTTCCGGACTACGCCTTCTACGAAAACCGGCAAAACAGCGACGGCTTCGAAACCGAGTTGGAAGAGCGCACTACCGACGAGCAGGGCGCGGCTAACATTCCGCTGGATCTCAAAGGCTATGCCGATGCCACTTATCAGCTGCAGCTGTTGTCGGAAGCCTTCGTCGCCGGCGGTGGGCGTTCGGTGGCGGCTACCGCCAGAGCTCTGGTATCGCCTTATGACTATCTGGTTGGCGTGAAGGCAGATGGAGATCTTGGCTATATCAACCGCGATGCGGTGCGTCAGTTGAATGTGATCGCCGTAGATCCGTCGCTCAAACAGATTGCCCTGGCGGATCTGAAGCTGGTGCTGATCGAACAGAAATACATTTCCGTGCTGACCAAACAGGATTCCGGCGTTTACAAATATCAATCGAAAATGAAGGAAGTGTCGCTGTCGGAGCAGCCGTTGGCACTGAGTGAACAGGGGAATGATCTGCGGCTGGCGACCGACAAGCCGGGTGACTTTGTGCTGGTGATTGAAGACGCGCAGGGCAAGGTGCTTAACCGCGTTGCCTACAGCGTGGCCGGGAATGCCAACCTTAGCCGTTCGCTGGATCGCAATGCGGAACTGAAATTGAAGCTGAACCAGGCGGAATATCAGCCTGGCGAAGAGATAGAGGTGTCGATCAACGCGCCTTACACCGGTAGCGGTCTGATCACCATCGAGAAAGATCGGGTTTACGCCTGGCAGTGGTTCCATAGCGACACCACCAGCTCGGTACAGAAAATTCGCCTGCCGGCCGGCATGGAGGGCAACGGTTACATCAACGTGCAGTTTGTGCGCGACGTCAACTCCAGCGAAATCTTTATGAGCCCGCTGAGTTACGGCGTTATGCCTTTCAAAATCAGCACCCGCGCACGGCAAAATGGGCTGCAAGTGACGGCACCGACGGTGATTAAGCCCGGTGAGGATCTGACCATGTCGGTGAAAACCGACGGCCCGCAGCAGGTGGCGTTGTTTGCCGTCGATGAAGGGATCCTGCAGGTGGCTCGCTACCGGTTAAAAGATCCGCTGGAGTTCTTCTTCAGCAAGCGTGAACTGAGCGTCACCAGCTCGCAAATTCTTGACCTGATCCTGCCGGAGTTCAGCAAGCTGATGGCGCTGACGGCGGCCCCGGGCGGCGACGCAGGGGAAGGGTTGGATCTCAACCTGAACCCGTTCAAACGCAAGCGCGATAAGCCGGTCGCCTACTGGTCCGGCATCACCGAGGTGAACGGCGAGAAGTCATTCGTCTATCCGGTGCCGGATTACTTCAACGGTAAAATCCGGGTCATGGCTATCTCGGTCACGCCGGATAAAATCGGCAAGGCGCAAACCGCCGCGACGGTGCGGGACAACTTCATCATGACGCCAAACGTGCCGGCGATGGTGGCACCGGGCGATGAGTTTGACGTCAGCGTGGGCGTCAGTAACAACCTCGAAGGATTGAACGGTCAACCGGTGGCGGTGAGCGTGCACTTGACGCCACCTCCTCAGTTGGAAGTGGTGGACAACGCAGTACAAGGTCTGTCGCTGGCGGAAAAACGCGAGGGTGTGGTTAATTTCCGACTGCGTGCCAAATCTGCGTTGGGGGATGCACCTTTGGTGTTTGACGCCAGCTATGGCGACAAGAGCAGCCGCCGCACGATCAGCACCTCGGTGCGCCCGGCAATGCCGTACCGCACCCAAACGGTGATGGGACGGATGAGCGGCAGCAGCCAAAACGTCGAAGGCCTGCGTCAGATGTTTGACGCCTATGCGCAGCGCCAGGCGGCGGTTTCCCATTCGCCGCTGGTGCTGACCAACGGGCTGGCTCAATACCTGGCAGACTACCCTTATTACTGTTCCGAGCAGATCGTCAGCCGCTCCATTCCGCTGATCCTGCAGAGCCGTCATCCGGAAATGGCGGGGGGCCTGAGCCAGGCAGAGGTTAGCAAACAGCTACGCAACCTGCTCGGCGTGTTGCGTTCTCGCCAGAATGATAGCGGGGCCATCGGTGCCTGGCGGTCATCACCAGATGCCGATCCTTTCGTTACGCCGTATGTGGTCCAGTATCTGTTGGAGGCCAAAGAAGCCGGGTATGCGCTGCCGGAGGGCATGCTTGAGGAAGCCAACGGCGCACTGCGTGAACTGGCGGCCAGCGGCTTTGACGACCTGTATCTGCTGCGTTTGCGCAGCTGGGCTATCTATTTGCTGACGCGGCAAGGCGAGGTGACCACCAATGCGCTGGCAATGGTGCAGGATACGCTGCAAAAACGTTATCCGGACAGTTGGAAAACCGATCTGAGCGCGCTGTATCTGGCATCTTCTTATCAATTGCTGAAGATGGATGACGAGGCCGCTGCACTGTTGCAGCCAAGCTGGCAGCAGTTGAGCAAAGCCTATGACAACGCCTGGTGGACGCAGAATTACTTTGATCCACTGGTGCAGGATGCGACGCGGCTGTATTTGATTACCCGCCATTTCCCGGAAAAGGTGGCATCGATTCCGCCGCAGGTGCTGGAGAACATGGTGAAGGCGCTGAAAGAAGAGCGTTACACCACCTACTCTTCCGCGATGAGCATACTGGCGCTGGAGAGCTATTCGGCTCAGGTGGCGCAGTCTGCCAACGCGGGTGCGCTGGAGATTGCACAGATCGGTAAAGGCGGCAATGCGGCACCACAGCGGATAGCCGAGCTGCAGGGGCTGTTTGCCAAAGGGCAGTTTACCGCTGATGCCGCCGCTGTCCGCTTCACCAACAGCGGCGATGCGCCGGCCTGGTACTCGGTGACTCAGGCAGGTTATGACCTTGTTGCGCCACAGAAAGCCCTGGCACGCGGGCTGGAAATCACCCGCGATTACACCGATGAGCAGGGTAAGCCGGTCACGCAGGTAACGCTGGGGCAGAAGGTCAATGTACATCTGAAAATCCGCGCTAACGCTAAAGAGGGGTTGAGCAATCTGGCGATTGTCGATCTGTTGCCGGGCGGGTTCGAAGTGGTGCAACAAACGCCGCCGGAACCAGCCGCTGAAGAAGGCAGCGAGGGGGAAGCGCAAAGCAGCGGTTGGCAGTCACCGCTGGCGGCTTCAGGATCCAGCTGGGCGCCGGATTACAGCGATATTCGTGAAGATCGGGTGATCATTTACGGCAGTGCCAGCACCGAGGTGCAGACGTTCGTTTACCAGATTAAAGCGACCAATACCGGCAGCTTTGTCATCCCACCGGCCTATGGCGAAGCCATGTATGACCGTGAAATACAGGCCATGTCGGTCGGCAGCGGTAAGCTGGTGGTGGTGCCGGCGGAAAATAAATAA
- the ppnN gene encoding nucleotide 5'-monophosphate nucleosidase PpnN, with translation MITHISPLGSMDLLSQLEVDMLKRTASSDLYRLFRNCSLAVLNSGSQTDNSKQLLSRYETFDINVLRRERGVKLELVNPPEDAFVDGRIIRSLQANLFAVLRDILFVHGQIDSAGRFQHLNLENSAHITNLVFSILRNARALHLDEDPNLVVCWGGHSINENEYLYARKVGSQLGLRELNICTGCGPGAMEAPMKGAAVGHAQQRYRNSRFIGMTEPSIIAAEPPNPLVNELVIMPDIEKRLEAFVRIAHGIIIFPGGVGTAEELLYLLGILMNPENSEQVLPLILTGPKESADYFRVLDEFIMNTLGDEARRHYTIIIDDPAEVARQMKKAMPLVKENRRNTGDAYSFNWSIRIAPDLQLPFEPSHENMANLNLYPDQPAEQLAAALRRAFSGIVAGNVKENGIHAIEQFGPYKLHGEPQMMKQMDSLLQGFVAQHRMKLPGSAYVPCYEIVA, from the coding sequence TTGATTACACACATCAGCCCGCTTGGCTCTATGGATTTGCTGTCGCAGCTGGAAGTAGACATGCTGAAGCGTACCGCCAGCAGTGATCTATACCGTTTGTTCCGCAACTGTTCGCTGGCCGTTTTGAACTCCGGCAGCCAGACCGACAACAGCAAACAGCTGCTGTCACGCTACGAAACCTTTGATATCAACGTGCTGCGCCGTGAGCGTGGCGTCAAACTCGAACTGGTTAACCCGCCGGAAGACGCCTTTGTCGACGGTAGAATAATCCGCTCGCTGCAGGCCAACCTGTTCGCCGTGCTGCGCGATATTCTGTTCGTTCACGGACAGATCGACAGCGCCGGCCGTTTCCAGCATCTGAACCTGGAAAACTCGGCCCACATTACCAACCTGGTGTTCTCTATCCTGCGCAACGCCCGTGCGTTGCACCTCGATGAAGATCCTAACCTGGTGGTGTGCTGGGGTGGCCATTCGATCAATGAAAACGAATATCTCTATGCCCGCAAGGTCGGCAGTCAGCTGGGCCTGCGCGAGCTGAATATCTGTACCGGTTGCGGACCGGGCGCCATGGAAGCGCCGATGAAAGGCGCCGCCGTGGGCCACGCCCAACAGCGCTACCGCAACAGCCGTTTCATCGGCATGACCGAACCTTCAATCATTGCCGCAGAACCGCCAAACCCGCTGGTCAATGAGCTGGTGATCATGCCGGACATCGAAAAACGCCTGGAGGCCTTCGTCCGTATCGCCCACGGGATCATCATCTTCCCTGGCGGCGTCGGCACGGCGGAAGAACTGCTGTATCTGCTGGGTATTCTGATGAACCCGGAAAACAGCGAACAGGTCTTGCCGCTGATCCTCACCGGGCCAAAAGAGAGCGCCGACTATTTCCGCGTGCTGGACGAGTTCATCATGAACACGCTGGGAGACGAAGCGCGTCGCCATTACACCATCATCATCGACGATCCGGCGGAAGTGGCGCGTCAGATGAAAAAGGCCATGCCGCTGGTGAAAGAAAACCGTCGCAATACCGGCGATGCTTACAGCTTCAACTGGTCTATTCGCATCGCGCCGGATCTGCAATTGCCGTTCGAGCCGAGCCATGAAAATATGGCGAATCTCAACCTGTATCCGGACCAGCCGGCCGAACAGTTGGCCGCTGCGCTGCGCCGCGCGTTTTCCGGCATCGTCGCCGGCAACGTGAAGGAAAATGGCATTCATGCCATCGAGCAGTTCGGCCCGTACAAGCTGCACGGCGAGCCGCAGATGATGAAACAGATGGACAGCCTGTTGCAGGGCTTCGTCGCTCAACACCGTATGAAGCTGCCGGGCAGCGCCTATGTGCCCTGCTACGAAATAGTCGCTTAA
- a CDS encoding MFS transporter, with amino-acid sequence MPAITTTKNHATPGKAMLASVTGYAMDGFDLLILGFMLPAISIEMGLSSSAAGSLVTWTLIGAVLGGVIFGHLSDRFGRIRVLTITILMFSLFTGLCALAQGYWDLLAYRTLAGIGLGGEFGIGMALIAEAWPAEKRNRASAYVGMGWQLGVLAAAFLTPLLLTHIGWRGMFLVGLLPALASFLIRRTLGEPEAFVRQQSTGEQLSFAQRIRLLFKDRATSKASIGIFILCSVQNFGYYGLMIWMPTYLAKNFGFSLTKSGLWTAVTVIGMTFGIWLFGVLADRFSRWKIFISYQIGAVVMVVVYAQLSDPTLMLFAGALMGMFVNGMIGGYGALISDTYPVQARATAQNILFNLGRGVGGLGPLVIGALVTQVSFAAAISLLAAIYLLDIYATLFLLPKKQVDGDTLGAIG; translated from the coding sequence ATGCCTGCAATCACAACGACAAAAAACCACGCCACGCCCGGCAAAGCCATGCTGGCTTCGGTCACCGGCTACGCCATGGACGGCTTTGACTTGCTGATCCTCGGCTTTATGCTGCCGGCCATCAGTATCGAAATGGGATTGAGCTCTTCCGCCGCCGGTTCGCTGGTCACCTGGACGCTGATCGGCGCCGTTCTGGGCGGGGTGATTTTCGGTCACCTCAGCGATCGCTTTGGGCGTATCCGGGTATTGACCATCACCATCCTGATGTTCTCGTTGTTTACCGGCCTTTGCGCTCTGGCACAAGGCTATTGGGATTTGCTCGCCTACCGCACGCTGGCGGGTATCGGGCTGGGGGGTGAGTTCGGTATCGGCATGGCGCTGATCGCCGAAGCCTGGCCGGCGGAAAAACGCAATCGAGCCTCGGCCTACGTGGGCATGGGCTGGCAGCTTGGCGTATTGGCGGCGGCGTTTCTCACCCCGCTACTGCTGACGCATATCGGCTGGCGCGGCATGTTCCTGGTGGGCTTGTTGCCCGCACTGGCGTCGTTCCTGATCCGCCGCACCCTGGGAGAACCGGAAGCGTTCGTACGCCAGCAAAGCACCGGTGAACAGCTTTCTTTTGCCCAGCGTATCAGGCTGCTGTTCAAAGACCGCGCCACCAGCAAGGCCAGTATCGGTATTTTTATTTTGTGCTCGGTGCAGAACTTCGGCTATTACGGGCTGATGATTTGGATGCCGACCTACCTGGCCAAAAACTTCGGTTTCTCATTAACCAAGTCAGGCTTGTGGACTGCGGTTACGGTGATAGGCATGACGTTCGGCATCTGGCTGTTTGGCGTCTTGGCCGACCGCTTCAGCCGCTGGAAGATTTTTATCAGCTATCAGATCGGTGCGGTGGTGATGGTGGTGGTCTATGCACAGCTTAGCGACCCGACGTTAATGCTGTTTGCCGGCGCGCTGATGGGAATGTTCGTGAATGGGATGATTGGCGGCTACGGCGCGTTGATTTCCGATACCTACCCGGTACAGGCGCGTGCTACCGCGCAAAACATTCTGTTCAATCTTGGGCGCGGCGTCGGTGGCCTGGGGCCATTGGTGATCGGCGCACTGGTGACGCAGGTATCCTTCGCTGCGGCAATCAGCCTGCTGGCGGCTATTTATCTGCTGGATATTTATGCCACGCTGTTCCTGCTGCCTAAAAAACAGGTCGATGGCGATACGCTGGGGGCGATTGGTTAA
- the syd gene encoding SecY-interacting protein: MDHDVPHALREFTQRYVDLWQQERGHVPASQDLYGVPSPCLVENRDDQALWLPQPFTPAATLEKVETALELRLQPDINLFYTQQYAGDMGAQFGEHHLTLLQVWSEDDFIRLQENLIGHLVTQKRLKLSPTLFLATTESEMTLVSLCNVSGNVVLEQFGSNKRTLLAASLGNFLDALRPRIDV; the protein is encoded by the coding sequence ATGGACCACGATGTACCGCACGCCCTGCGTGAATTCACCCAGCGTTATGTTGATCTTTGGCAGCAGGAGCGCGGTCATGTGCCGGCAAGTCAGGATCTGTACGGCGTACCGTCGCCCTGCCTGGTCGAAAACCGCGATGACCAGGCGCTGTGGTTGCCGCAACCCTTCACCCCGGCAGCGACGCTGGAAAAGGTAGAAACTGCGCTTGAGCTTCGTCTGCAGCCGGACATCAACCTGTTTTACACCCAACAGTATGCGGGTGACATGGGCGCGCAGTTCGGCGAGCATCATCTCACCCTGCTGCAGGTGTGGAGCGAGGACGATTTTATTCGCCTGCAGGAAAACCTGATCGGCCATCTGGTGACGCAAAAACGGCTGAAACTGTCACCGACGTTGTTCCTGGCAACCACCGAATCAGAAATGACGCTGGTCTCGTTGTGCAACGTCAGCGGGAATGTGGTGCTGGAGCAATTTGGCAGCAATAAGCGCACTTTACTGGCGGCGTCGTTGGGTAATTTCCTCGATGCATTGCGCCCGCGGATTGACGTTTGA
- a CDS encoding YqcC family protein → MSINNQVRHSLQAIEQSMRDLALWQAAPPEPEAFASTEPFCVDSMSAEAWLQWVFLPRMYALLDADAPLPTRFAITPYFEEALKDNEPNCMPLLVVLQKLDNMLNKES, encoded by the coding sequence ATGAGTATAAATAATCAGGTTCGCCACAGTTTGCAGGCGATTGAACAGTCAATGCGCGATCTGGCTCTGTGGCAGGCTGCACCGCCTGAGCCTGAGGCCTTCGCCAGCACTGAACCTTTCTGCGTAGACAGCATGTCGGCCGAAGCCTGGCTGCAATGGGTGTTTCTGCCGCGTATGTACGCGCTGCTGGATGCGGATGCGCCGTTACCTACGCGCTTTGCCATCACGCCTTATTTTGAAGAGGCGCTGAAAGACAATGAGCCCAACTGCATGCCGCTGCTGGTTGTGCTGCAGAAATTGGATAACATGCTGAATAAAGAGTCGTAA
- the xni gene encoding flap endonuclease Xni: MPIHLLIVDALNLIRRIHAVQGSPCVNACQHAVQQLIQHSRPTHAVAVFDEDDRSESWRHQILPDYKAGRSPMPENLQQEMPQLRQAFEALGVACWHSPGNEADDLAATLTAKIAGGGHQVTIVSTDKGYCQLLAPSVQIRDYFQKRWLDMPFVQQEFGVSPQQLADYWGLAGISSSKIPGVAGIGPKTAVLLLQQAGSLDGLYQALEQVPEKWRGKLQQHRDMAYVSKKVATLRTDLTLTGNLQQLRLPA, from the coding sequence ATGCCTATACACCTACTGATTGTCGACGCACTCAACCTTATCCGCCGCATTCACGCCGTGCAGGGGTCTCCCTGTGTCAACGCCTGCCAGCACGCCGTGCAACAGTTGATCCAGCACAGCCGCCCAACGCACGCGGTGGCGGTATTCGACGAGGACGATCGCAGCGAAAGCTGGCGTCACCAGATCCTGCCCGACTACAAGGCCGGACGTTCACCGATGCCGGAGAATTTACAGCAGGAAATGCCCCAGCTTCGCCAGGCGTTCGAAGCCCTTGGCGTTGCCTGTTGGCACTCGCCAGGCAATGAAGCGGACGATCTGGCGGCAACGCTGACGGCCAAAATTGCAGGCGGCGGCCATCAGGTCACTATTGTGTCCACCGACAAAGGTTACTGCCAGTTGTTGGCACCCAGCGTGCAAATCCGCGATTACTTTCAAAAACGCTGGCTGGATATGCCGTTTGTGCAGCAGGAGTTTGGGGTATCGCCACAGCAGTTGGCGGACTACTGGGGATTGGCGGGGATCAGCAGCAGCAAGATCCCTGGCGTAGCCGGCATCGGACCGAAAACGGCGGTGTTGCTGTTGCAGCAGGCAGGTTCGCTGGACGGGCTCTACCAGGCCCTGGAGCAGGTGCCGGAGAAATGGCGCGGCAAACTTCAACAACACCGCGACATGGCCTATGTCAGTAAAAAGGTCGCCACCTTGCGCACCGACCTGACGTTAACCGGTAACCTGCAGCAGCTGCGGTTACCGGCTTAA